A single Cucumis melo cultivar AY chromosome 4, USDA_Cmelo_AY_1.0, whole genome shotgun sequence DNA region contains:
- the LOC103486558 gene encoding homeobox-leucine zipper protein ATHB-22-like isoform X1, with protein sequence MEWATGSFRPFVSRAPESSFGFLYNYNLEQFQVSGVDVKHSAMAGASETVLQGLVPGMDMNSYGNLEKKKRLSSEQLESLERSFQEEIKLDPDRKQKLSKELGLQPRQIAVWFQNRRARWKAKQLEHLYDTLKQEFDAISREKHKLQEEVMKLKSMLRELQAARNQVSTVYTDLSGEETVESTSVGAGCSSKPRPVAAAAAVAAANHYTTPPEQCNYVFNTEEYNPMSPAFWGSLPSSYHPQ encoded by the exons ATGGAATGGGCTACAGGAAGTTTCAGACCATTCGTTTCTCGAGCTCCCGAATCTTCGTTTGGGTTTCTTTATAACTATAATCTTGAACAATTTCAGG TTTCAGGCGTAGATGTGAAGCATTCGGCGATGGCGGGGGCATCGGAGACAGTGCTGCAAGGGTTGGTTCCAGGGATGGATATGAACAGCTATGGAAATTTGGAGAAGAAGAAGCGGCTGAGCAGCGAGCAGCTTGAGTCACTCGAACGAAGCTTCCAGGAGGAGATCAAGCTTGATCCCGACCGGAAACAGAAGCTGTCAAAGGAACTCGGTCTGCAGCCTCGTCAGATCGCTGTTTGGTTTCAGAACCGTCGTGCGAGGTGGAAGGCAAAGCAACTCGAGCATCTCTATGATACTCTCAAACAGGAGTTTGATGCCATTTCTAGAGAGAAACATAAGCTTCAAGAAGAg GTAATGAAGCTGAAGAGCATGCTGAGAGAGCTTCAAGCTGCAAGGAACCAAGTGTCAACGGTGTACACCGACTTGTCGGGCGAGGAGACAGTGGAAAGCACCTCGGTCGGAGCTGGCTGCTCGAGCAAGCCTAGACCAGTAGCTGCAGCAGCAGCCGTGGCAGCAGCAAATCACTACACGACGCCACCAGAGCAATGCAACTATGTGTTTAACACTGAGGAGTACAACCCTATGTCTCCAGCTTTCTGGGGCTCTCTCCCATCCTCTTACCATCCCCAGTAG
- the LOC103486558 gene encoding homeobox-leucine zipper protein ATHB-22-like isoform X2: MEWATGSFRPFVSRAPESSFGFLYNYNLEQFQGVDVKHSAMAGASETVLQGLVPGMDMNSYGNLEKKKRLSSEQLESLERSFQEEIKLDPDRKQKLSKELGLQPRQIAVWFQNRRARWKAKQLEHLYDTLKQEFDAISREKHKLQEEVMKLKSMLRELQAARNQVSTVYTDLSGEETVESTSVGAGCSSKPRPVAAAAAVAAANHYTTPPEQCNYVFNTEEYNPMSPAFWGSLPSSYHPQ, encoded by the exons ATGGAATGGGCTACAGGAAGTTTCAGACCATTCGTTTCTCGAGCTCCCGAATCTTCGTTTGGGTTTCTTTATAACTATAATCTTGAACAATTTCAGG GCGTAGATGTGAAGCATTCGGCGATGGCGGGGGCATCGGAGACAGTGCTGCAAGGGTTGGTTCCAGGGATGGATATGAACAGCTATGGAAATTTGGAGAAGAAGAAGCGGCTGAGCAGCGAGCAGCTTGAGTCACTCGAACGAAGCTTCCAGGAGGAGATCAAGCTTGATCCCGACCGGAAACAGAAGCTGTCAAAGGAACTCGGTCTGCAGCCTCGTCAGATCGCTGTTTGGTTTCAGAACCGTCGTGCGAGGTGGAAGGCAAAGCAACTCGAGCATCTCTATGATACTCTCAAACAGGAGTTTGATGCCATTTCTAGAGAGAAACATAAGCTTCAAGAAGAg GTAATGAAGCTGAAGAGCATGCTGAGAGAGCTTCAAGCTGCAAGGAACCAAGTGTCAACGGTGTACACCGACTTGTCGGGCGAGGAGACAGTGGAAAGCACCTCGGTCGGAGCTGGCTGCTCGAGCAAGCCTAGACCAGTAGCTGCAGCAGCAGCCGTGGCAGCAGCAAATCACTACACGACGCCACCAGAGCAATGCAACTATGTGTTTAACACTGAGGAGTACAACCCTATGTCTCCAGCTTTCTGGGGCTCTCTCCCATCCTCTTACCATCCCCAGTAG